A stretch of Podospora bellae-mahoneyi strain CBS 112042 chromosome 5, whole genome shotgun sequence DNA encodes these proteins:
- a CDS encoding hypothetical protein (EggNog:ENOG503NYF4; COG:S) translates to MKAVLPARLPPATCRVRLSTPHLRSCRQPSRYQTRGVVSMASMSPKKREGDISDAFASMSGKAPEPLPDRYRQLKLRLVQGHEEAVIASWKRLLSVLQRENEVIAQRGPSIVPEIRFSHLEEDLAASKPELKKRGVAVIKGVIPEDEARAYKYEIEEYVRQNPHTKGFPSDHPQVLELYWSSTQARARFHPSLLKAQTTLMSSLWHASSPSTPISLSTPLCYADRLRIRQPGDAQFALGPHQDGGSVERWEENGYGLGGIYNPIFRGDWENYDPFDASGRLNAVTNLYDGLGACSMFRTFQGWLSMSKSGPGEGTMLVNPLVRETAVYTLLRPFFRDIKTLNQLGGDKRRHLEVDNWEFTGGEKMTSDLQGASPGHGQEFPEGLHPHLELERTMVHVPEVRPGDYVVWHCDTIHAVDKTHNGHGDSSVMYIPICPTTETSAQYVARQRAAFLEGTPAPDFPGGEGESRHIGRPTEDYVMRFCDPVGVQSLGLDKLVALEGDTPGGKEAVRLANQALGFI, encoded by the exons ATGAAGGCTGTTCTCCCTGCGAGACTCCCACCGGCAACATGCCGTGTACGACTTTCTACCCCGCACCTCCGCTCATGTAGGCAACCATCACGGTACCAGACGCGGGGGGTCGTCTCCATGGCGTCCATGAGCCCCAAGAAACGGGAAGGAGACATCTCAGATGCTTTTGCCTCCATGTCTGGCAAGGCCCCAGAGCCTCTTCCAGATCGTTATCGCCAACTCAAACTCAGACTGGTCCAAGGCCATGAGGAGGCAGTCATCGCCAGCTGGAAGCGGCTCCTCAGCGTCCTGCAGCGTGAGAACGAGGTAATCGCACAACGTGGTCCGTCTATCGTGCCCGAGATACGCTTCAGCCATCTCGAAGAAGACCTCGCAGCCTCGAAACCAGAGCTCAAGAAACGAGGTGTAGCTGTCATAAAAGGTGTGATACCCGAGGATGAAGCCAGGGCGTACAAGTACGAAATTGAGGAATATGTCCGCCAAAATCCACATACCAAAG GCTTCCCCTCAGACCATCCCCAAGTCCTCGAGCTGTACTGGTCCAGCACCCAAGCCCGCGCCAGattccacccctccctcctcaaggcGCAAACCACCCTCATGTCCTCCCTCTGGCACGCCTCTAGTCCAAGCACACCCATCTCCCTATCCACCCCTCTCTGCTACGCCGACCGCCTCCGCATACGCCAACCAGGCGACGCCCAATTCGCCCTGGGTCCCCACCAAGACGGCGGCAGCGTCGAACGTTGGGAGGAAAACGGCTATGGCCTCGGCGGTATCTACAACCCCATCTTCCGCGGTGACTGGGAGAACTACGACCCCTTTGATGCCAGCGGCAGACTGAACGCCGTGACAAACTTGTACGATGGCCTCGGAGCGTGCAGTATGTTCCGGACATTTCAGGGATGGCTCTCCATGAGCAAGTCAGGGCCTGGAGAAGGGACAATGCTTGTCAACCCTCTAGTGAGGGAAACAGCTGTGTACACTTTGCTAAGGCCATTCTTCAGGGATATCAAGACACTAAACCAGCTTGGCGGTGACAAGAGGAGGCATCTGGAGGTAGACAACTGGGAGTTTACTGGCGGAGAAAAGATGACCAGTGATTTGCAAGGTGCGTCTCCGGGACATGGCCAGGAGTTCCCGGAGGGGTTACACCCGCAtttggagctggagaggacGATGGTGCATGTTCCTGAGGTAAGGCCGGGGGATTATGTTGTTTGGCATTGTGACA CAATCCACGCCGTTGACAAAACCCACAACGGCCACGGCGACTCAAGCGTCATGTACATCCCCATCTGCCCCACCACCGAAACAAGCGCACAATATGTCGCCCGCCAAAGAGCCGCCTTTCTCGAGGGTACTCCGGCCCCTGACTTCCCCGGCGGTGAAGGCGAGTCCCGTCACATCGGCCGGCCGACTGAAGATTATGTCATGAGGTTTTGTGATCCAGTGGGAGTTCAATCACTGGGATTAGACAAGCTGGTTGCCTTGGAGGGGGATACCCCCGGTGGAAAGGAAGCCGTTAGATTAGCTAACCAAGCGCTGGGATTTATTTGA